Proteins from a single region of Artemia franciscana chromosome 2, ASM3288406v1, whole genome shotgun sequence:
- the LOC136034871 gene encoding uncharacterized protein LOC136034871 translates to MMLVPADWKLANIVSIFKKGDKNSPENFQPISPTPVISKLLESTFNYAIINHLEKNGLLSKSQHGLRRNWSNETNLIQSYDIVTKLIEEDKAVDVLLLDHGKAFNKVVHKYLSHKLHAYGVYADIVEWIRSFLIGRIQKVMVDSDNGDPIFSEPASVISRL, encoded by the coding sequence ATGATGCTGGTACCAGCTGATTGGAAGTTGGCCAatatagtttcaattttcaagaaGGGAGATAAAAATAGCCCTGAAAATTTCCAGCCTATTAGTCCTACACCAGTTATTTCAAAACTGCTTGAAAGTACTTTCAATTATGCTATTATTAACcaccttgaaaaaaatggcttacTGTCAAAGTCTCAACATGGTTTGAGAAGGAATTGGTCCAATGAGACAAACCTGATCCAGTCCTATGATATAGTCACTAAACTAATTGAGGAAGATAAAGCAGTGGATGTCCTGTTACTTGACCATGGAAAGGCCTTCAATAAAGTTGTCCACAAATATCTTTCACACAAGCTCCATGCATATGGAGTTTATGCTGACATTGTGGAGTGGATAAGATCATTTCTGATTGGCCGAATTCAGAAAGTCATGGTTGACTCTGATAACGGAGACCCCATATTTTCAGAGCCTGCATCAGTTATAAGCAGGCtttaa
- the LOC136040771 gene encoding transmembrane protein 33-like, translating into MSNQGQPSEQEQAPPEASTSDQGKFAALFSYFKSHPYDVVLAVTRLLTLVYSFGYVFPFFMNPQDCYFKALASNAATSALRLNQRAPPFQLSQIYFAQLLLEDSAHYLFYSLTFIYSPPLTLVLLPVALFAILNFSHASSAWLAQLNENDLQIGRKLIGFIEAQRVNILRLIAYSEILLMPLLVILAFSTFGILKIFMYYRFLSLRYSSRRNPYTRNSFTEFRIVFEQLANNPRCPTFIRSLIHRSISFISRLAPMTVPT; encoded by the exons ATGTCAAATCAAGGACAGCCATCTGAGCAAGAACAAGCACCACCGGAAGCAAGTACTTCAGATCAGGGAAAATTTGCTGCTctgttttcatatttcaaatctCATCCTTATGATGTTGTGCTAGCTGTTACAAGGCTTTTGACTTTGGTTTACAGCTTCGGCTATGTCTTCCCTTTTTTCAT GAATCCTCAAGATTGTTACTTCAAGGCTCTTGCTTCAAATGCAGCCACCTCTGCCCTAAGACTTAATCAACGAGCCCCTCCTTTTCAGTTGAGTCAAATTTATTTTGCGCAACTGCTGCTAGAAGATAGTGCCCATTATTTGTTCTATTCTTTGACGTTTATATACTCACCCCCCTTGACAC TTGTTTTGCTGCCTGTTGCACTTTTCGCTATTCTTAATTTCTCCCATGCGTCTTCAGCTTGGCTTGCT CAATTAAATGAGAACGATCTGCAAATTGGTCGAAAACTGATTGGTTTCATAGAAGCACAGAGAGTGAACATTCTAAGACTTATTGCTTACAGTGAAATACTTCTGATGCCACTTCTTGTTATTTTAgcatt CTCCACTTTTGGtattttgaagattttcatgTACTACCGTTTCTTGTCTCTCCGATACTCGTCAAGAAGGAACCCGTACACAAGGAATAGCTTCACTGAATTCAGGATAGTATTTGAGCAGCTAGCAAATAACCCTCGATGTCCAACATTTATCCGCAGCTTGATCCACAGAAGTATTAGCTTTATCAGTAGATTAGCTCCAATGACTGTGCCTACCTAG